One Yoonia sp. BS5-3 genomic window carries:
- a CDS encoding phosphatidate cytidylyltransferase, with the protein MNSTTEHILLLTLGSFGILIAMTFLGEVLRAREEPGFNNPMLDTYMTRVQSWWGMVAFIGGALLLGRAGIMTLFAFASFAALREFLTLTAKAQADHLSLALAFFAVLPLQYVFVGLGWDGLYAIFIPVYAFLLLPIVSALRGNAKRFLMRVAETQWALMISVFCVSHVPALMNLEIFGYGERSLLLVAFLVMVVQLGDLLEYFFGRRIGRTRIAPGLSPKTWEGLFCGVISAMVIGGLLSWITPFGLWGAMIMAGVASLVGMFGSLVVAAIKRDRGVKDWSHLIPGQGGFVDQLDSVIFAAPIFYHLSKYFYG; encoded by the coding sequence ATGAACAGCACGACCGAGCATATTCTGTTACTTACCCTGGGCAGCTTCGGCATTTTGATTGCAATGACCTTCCTGGGCGAGGTGCTGCGCGCCCGCGAAGAGCCGGGTTTTAACAACCCGATGCTGGACACTTACATGACCCGGGTTCAAAGCTGGTGGGGCATGGTCGCGTTTATCGGCGGGGCGCTGTTGCTGGGCCGGGCAGGTATCATGACGCTTTTCGCCTTTGCGTCATTCGCCGCACTGCGCGAATTTCTGACCTTAACGGCCAAGGCACAAGCCGATCACCTATCGCTTGCACTGGCCTTCTTTGCAGTATTGCCCTTGCAATACGTCTTTGTCGGGCTTGGCTGGGACGGGCTCTATGCGATTTTCATTCCGGTTTACGCATTCTTGCTACTGCCCATCGTGTCAGCGCTGCGCGGGAACGCAAAACGCTTTTTGATGCGCGTGGCTGAAACCCAATGGGCGCTTATGATTTCCGTCTTCTGCGTCAGCCATGTACCGGCGCTGATGAACCTTGAAATTTTCGGCTATGGGGAGCGCAGCCTGTTACTGGTCGCATTCCTTGTCATGGTGGTGCAATTGGGCGATCTGCTCGAATATTTCTTTGGGCGGCGGATCGGCAGAACACGCATCGCCCCCGGCCTATCGCCCAAAACATGGGAGGGGTTGTTCTGCGGCGTCATCAGCGCAATGGTAATTGGCGGCTTGCTAAGTTGGATCACACCTTTCGGGCTTTGGGGGGCGATGATCATGGCCGGTGTCGCATCGCTTGTGGGGATGTTCGGCAGCCTTGTTGTAGCGGCGATCAAACGTGATCGCGGGGTCAAAGACTGGTCGCATCTGATCCCGGGGCAAGGCGGATTTGTCGATCAGCTTGATAGCGTGATCTTCGCGGCGCCCATCTTCTATCACCTTTCCAAATATTTCTACGGCTGA
- a CDS encoding mandelate racemase/muconate lactonizing enzyme family protein — translation MKLADLDIIVTAPPAPGWGGRYWIIPKVTTDTGVVGYGECYASSIGPEAMKAVIHDVFSRHMADENPENIELMYRRVFSAGFTQRPDLTVIGAWSGLEMACWDILGKDRDRPVHALIGGRVNERIRAYTYLYPRPSHPLPDFWASADMAAEVAADMVEKGYTAVKFDPAGPYTIRGGHMPSMHDIALSVRFCKAIREAVGDKADLLFGTHGQFSTGGAIRLGKALEPYSPLWYEEPIPPDNVDAMAKVASAVSIPVATGERLTTKAEFAPVLRSGAATILQPALGRSGGIWETKKIAAMAEVYNAQIAPHLYAGPVEWAANVQLAASIPNILMAETIETPFHDALIKNSITVEDGYIPVPTAPGLGIDFDEALARANPYTGNGLHLEMQEEPISYHDTNTFAGGAPVKEG, via the coding sequence ATGAAACTTGCCGATCTTGATATCATCGTCACAGCACCGCCGGCCCCCGGTTGGGGCGGGCGCTATTGGATCATTCCCAAGGTAACAACCGACACCGGGGTCGTCGGTTACGGCGAATGCTATGCCTCTTCCATAGGGCCAGAGGCAATGAAGGCCGTCATCCACGATGTCTTTTCCCGGCATATGGCAGACGAAAACCCAGAAAATATCGAATTGATGTATCGCCGGGTCTTTTCGGCAGGTTTTACGCAGCGCCCTGACCTGACTGTCATTGGCGCCTGGTCCGGACTTGAAATGGCCTGTTGGGACATCTTAGGCAAGGATCGGGACCGGCCTGTTCATGCGCTGATTGGCGGGCGGGTGAACGAACGCATCCGGGCATATACGTATCTTTATCCGCGGCCATCACACCCACTGCCAGATTTCTGGGCAAGCGCGGACATGGCGGCAGAAGTCGCCGCCGATATGGTTGAGAAAGGGTACACAGCCGTCAAATTTGATCCGGCAGGACCCTACACCATTCGGGGCGGGCATATGCCGTCGATGCATGATATTGCGCTGTCGGTCCGTTTCTGCAAAGCGATCCGCGAGGCAGTAGGCGACAAGGCGGACCTGCTCTTCGGCACACATGGTCAATTCTCAACTGGCGGCGCGATTAGGCTGGGCAAAGCGCTCGAACCCTATTCGCCGCTTTGGTACGAAGAGCCGATCCCACCAGACAATGTCGACGCCATGGCCAAGGTCGCATCAGCGGTGAGCATCCCCGTTGCCACAGGCGAACGCCTGACGACAAAAGCTGAATTTGCCCCGGTCTTGCGCAGCGGCGCGGCAACAATTTTGCAACCCGCGCTTGGCCGGTCCGGGGGGATCTGGGAGACGAAAAAAATCGCCGCGATGGCTGAAGTCTACAACGCCCAGATCGCGCCGCACCTGTATGCCGGTCCGGTGGAATGGGCCGCCAATGTGCAGCTGGCCGCATCAATTCCAAACATATTGATGGCCGAAACCATCGAAACGCCCTTCCATGACGCGCTGATCAAAAACAGCATCACTGTCGAGGATGGCTATATCCCGGTGCCCACTGCACCCGGCCTTGGGATCGATTTTGACGAAGCGCTTGCCCGGGCCAACCCCTATACTGGGAACGGGCTGCACCTTGAAATGCAGGAAGAACCGATCAGCTATCATGACACAAACACCTTTGCGGGGGGCGCGCCGGTCAAAGAAGGCTAA
- a CDS encoding lysophospholipid acyltransferase family protein — MKFLRQFAARIVGQSIRVFARAITAVRADWQGIEPVPRQRVYFANHTSNADMPMIWSVLPPALRRTVRPVAAADYWLKNKLRAFVGPEVFNCVLVDRRPEVKDKPMDKIIAALDEGSSLIIFPEGNRNMTDDPLLPFKAGLYNMGVARPDVDLVPTWVANLTAIMPKGEVIPLPLICTVTFGEPIHVKEGESKDAFLKRASDALIALAPEDRT; from the coding sequence ATGAAATTTCTGCGTCAATTTGCGGCCCGTATCGTCGGCCAATCCATCCGCGTCTTTGCCCGCGCAATCACCGCAGTGCGCGCCGATTGGCAAGGGATCGAACCGGTGCCGCGGCAGCGGGTCTATTTCGCCAATCATACCTCTAACGCGGATATGCCGATGATCTGGTCCGTCCTTCCACCAGCGCTGCGCCGAACGGTGCGGCCCGTGGCGGCAGCAGATTACTGGCTGAAAAACAAGCTCCGCGCCTTTGTCGGGCCGGAGGTATTCAACTGCGTGCTCGTCGACCGCCGGCCTGAGGTCAAAGACAAACCAATGGACAAAATCATCGCAGCACTCGACGAAGGATCGTCGCTCATCATCTTTCCCGAAGGCAATCGAAATATGACAGATGATCCGCTGCTGCCGTTCAAAGCCGGGCTTTATAACATGGGTGTTGCACGGCCAGATGTGGATCTAGTCCCAACTTGGGTTGCGAACCTGACCGCGATCATGCCCAAAGGCGAAGTGATCCCCCTGCCCCTGATCTGCACCGTGACATTTGGCGAACCGATCCATGTCAAAGAAGGTGAAAGCAAAGACGCGTTTCTCAAACGTGCCTCTGACGCGCTCATAGCCCTCGCCCCTGAGGACCGGACATGA
- a CDS encoding phytanoyl-CoA dioxygenase family protein — protein MTSGASMARQSAKTTFETEGRLWLRQAISEQDLQLFDQAAASQTKAGARLARSTTLTHALRADGTLLRALRWIDAETHPVRTVAFNKSEATNWGVPWHQDRVIAVKDRANLPGYTNWTQKSGIWHCEPPQQVLENMLFVRVHLDDTDEDNGAMALALGSHKKGIITAAAAETEAGKLPIEICQAQRGDVLVLKMLTLHCSKPARVPSGRRVLRVDCASFALPPPLEWQDLGAQRL, from the coding sequence ATGACAAGTGGCGCAAGCATGGCCCGGCAAAGCGCGAAGACAACCTTCGAAACCGAGGGGCGTCTTTGGCTAAGGCAAGCGATCTCTGAACAAGACCTGCAGCTCTTTGATCAAGCCGCAGCGTCCCAAACCAAGGCTGGGGCACGTTTGGCACGATCAACGACGCTGACCCACGCCCTGCGCGCAGACGGCACTCTGCTAAGGGCCTTAAGGTGGATCGACGCCGAAACGCATCCGGTCAGAACTGTGGCTTTTAACAAATCTGAAGCCACCAATTGGGGTGTTCCATGGCACCAAGATCGGGTGATCGCGGTAAAGGATCGGGCCAATTTGCCGGGTTATACGAACTGGACGCAAAAGTCGGGCATTTGGCATTGTGAACCCCCGCAACAGGTGCTTGAGAACATGTTGTTCGTGCGTGTCCATTTGGATGACACAGATGAAGACAATGGGGCAATGGCGCTTGCTTTGGGCAGCCACAAAAAGGGGATCATTACTGCGGCGGCGGCCGAGACAGAAGCAGGAAAACTGCCCATCGAAATTTGCCAGGCGCAACGGGGCGATGTTCTGGTTTTGAAAATGCTGACACTACACTGCTCCAAACCGGCAAGGGTGCCCTCAGGGCGACGGGTGCTCAGGGTTGACTGCGCATCTTTCGCGCTTCCTCCCCCACTTGAATGGCAAGATTTAGGCGCGCAGCGCCTGTAA
- a CDS encoding PspA/IM30 family protein has protein sequence MLKTLATLIHGQNARAEDRVRDAFAIELIDQKIRESETSLRAAKGTLASLIQRQRSEEKQYAALKTRINDLTKRAKEALDSDREDMAHEAARAIATMENEKTIRGETLDRLDQKVIRLRSSIESGHRRIIDLKQGAIQARAVRREQKMQVQMTVTGLQDGAVEEAEELINRVLGKDDPFERSEILQDINRDLAGDTIADRMADAGFGAATRSTADDVLKRLKTKQK, from the coding sequence ATGCTCAAGACACTTGCTACATTAATTCATGGGCAAAATGCGCGCGCCGAAGACCGGGTCCGCGACGCCTTTGCCATTGAACTGATCGATCAAAAGATCCGCGAAAGCGAAACCAGCCTACGTGCCGCAAAAGGCACCTTGGCCAGCCTGATCCAACGTCAACGTTCCGAAGAAAAACAATATGCTGCGCTAAAGACGCGGATCAACGATCTGACCAAACGCGCGAAGGAAGCATTGGACAGTGATCGTGAAGACATGGCGCATGAGGCCGCCCGCGCCATTGCGACGATGGAAAACGAAAAAACCATCCGTGGCGAAACCCTGGATCGGCTTGATCAAAAAGTGATCCGCCTGCGCAGTTCCATCGAAAGCGGGCATCGCCGGATTATCGACCTCAAACAGGGTGCAATTCAGGCCCGCGCTGTTCGCCGCGAACAAAAAATGCAAGTTCAGATGACGGTAACAGGTCTACAAGACGGGGCCGTCGAAGAAGCTGAAGAGCTGATAAACCGTGTGCTAGGCAAAGACGACCCGTTTGAACGCAGCGAAATCCTACAAGATATCAACCGCGACTTGGCTGGCGATACGATCGCAGATCGCATGGCCGATGCAGGGTTTGGGGCCGCTACACGGTCAACCGCCGATGACGTCCTCAAGCGCCTCAAAACCAAACAAAAGTAA
- a CDS encoding glycosyltransferase family 2 protein — translation MKISVVTAVMNGRATLPSCLQSLLVQSHRDIEHVVQDGGSTDGTLAYLRAHGHPQMALLSAPDNGIYDAINNGIKRASGDVIGLLHADDQLAGPTVLAAVVDALSDPDIDGVYGDLQYVARDDETRVIRHWKAGAFAQAKLKRGWMPPHPTLYLRRAVFERWGLYDTSYRISGDYDGMLRFLASGQVRLAYVPHVMVRMKMGGVSNKSFAHMIRKSREDYRAIRHHKIGGMGTLVGKNLSKIVQFGGPRQP, via the coding sequence ATGAAAATTTCGGTCGTTACAGCAGTTATGAACGGTCGGGCGACTTTGCCCTCCTGCTTGCAGAGCCTTTTGGTGCAATCCCATCGCGATATCGAACATGTCGTCCAGGATGGCGGATCGACTGATGGTACATTGGCCTATTTGCGGGCGCATGGGCATCCGCAGATGGCGCTTTTGTCGGCCCCCGATAACGGGATTTATGACGCGATCAATAATGGTATCAAACGTGCCAGTGGCGATGTCATTGGTTTGCTTCACGCCGATGATCAATTGGCTGGTCCGACCGTACTTGCCGCAGTTGTGGATGCGCTGAGCGATCCTGATATCGATGGTGTCTATGGGGATTTGCAATATGTCGCGCGCGATGATGAGACCCGGGTGATCCGTCATTGGAAGGCGGGCGCCTTTGCACAGGCAAAGTTGAAGCGCGGTTGGATGCCGCCGCACCCCACGCTGTATTTGCGCCGCGCCGTGTTTGAACGCTGGGGCCTTTATGATACGAGCTATCGTATCTCAGGTGATTATGATGGCATGTTACGCTTTTTGGCGTCTGGTCAGGTGCGCCTGGCTTATGTTCCGCATGTGATGGTGCGCATGAAGATGGGCGGCGTGAGTAACAAATCCTTTGCCCATATGATCCGCAAGAGCCGTGAAGACTATCGGGCGATCCGCCATCATAAAATTGGTGGAATGGGGACCCTGGTGGGTAAGAACTTGTCCAAGATCGTCCAGTTCGGCGGGCCGCGTCAGCCGTAG
- a CDS encoding zinc-binding dehydrogenase — protein MTKIKAAVCRQFGAPLTIETVTLAAPQLGEVEVSLKACAICHSDISFIDGGWGGTLPAVYGHEAAGHITAIGEGVRGVAVGDPIVVTLIRACGACPSCSGGKPVACETDMVSGPLTGADGETLHQAMHTGGFAEKVVVDQSQVVKLTDGIEMVAASLLACGVITGVGAVVNAAALRAGQDVVVIGAGGVGLNAIQGARIAGARRIVAVDMSEEKLAIARDFGATDGVLATTDKPWRAAKQAIGRGADAVFVTVGAIPAYDTAPKYLSNGGKVIMVGMPHSGAMSSYEPVMLAATGQGMVGSKMGDVVISRDIPWMVDLYEQGRLKLDELISGRWPLEQINEAIADTKTGSAKRNVIVFD, from the coding sequence ATGACCAAAATCAAAGCAGCCGTTTGCCGACAATTTGGTGCGCCACTGACCATTGAAACGGTCACACTCGCCGCCCCGCAATTGGGCGAGGTCGAGGTTTCATTGAAAGCTTGCGCAATCTGCCACTCAGATATCTCATTTATCGACGGGGGCTGGGGCGGTACCTTGCCCGCCGTTTATGGGCACGAAGCCGCAGGCCATATCACAGCTATTGGTGAAGGGGTGCGCGGGGTTGCAGTCGGCGATCCCATTGTAGTCACATTGATCCGGGCCTGCGGCGCCTGCCCATCCTGTTCGGGTGGAAAGCCCGTCGCATGCGAAACTGACATGGTAAGCGGGCCCCTAACCGGCGCAGACGGTGAAACCCTACATCAGGCAATGCATACGGGCGGCTTTGCTGAAAAGGTCGTTGTTGATCAAAGCCAGGTTGTCAAACTGACAGATGGGATTGAAATGGTTGCCGCCTCGCTTTTGGCTTGCGGCGTGATCACAGGGGTGGGTGCGGTCGTGAATGCGGCAGCCCTGCGAGCTGGACAGGACGTGGTTGTGATTGGCGCGGGCGGCGTCGGTCTGAATGCCATTCAAGGCGCACGCATTGCGGGTGCCCGCCGGATCGTTGCTGTTGACATGTCCGAAGAGAAACTGGCCATCGCACGTGACTTTGGTGCAACCGACGGGGTCTTGGCGACAACGGACAAACCGTGGCGAGCGGCCAAACAGGCAATTGGCCGCGGCGCAGATGCGGTATTTGTCACGGTAGGCGCAATCCCGGCCTATGACACTGCACCTAAATATCTTAGCAACGGCGGAAAGGTGATCATGGTCGGCATGCCCCATTCGGGTGCAATGTCCAGTTATGAACCCGTTATGCTAGCAGCAACCGGGCAAGGGATGGTCGGCTCAAAGATGGGCGATGTCGTGATCTCGCGGGATATCCCCTGGATGGTCGATCTTTATGAACAGGGGCGGCTCAAACTGGACGAGCTTATTTCGGGGCGCTGGCCTTTAGAGCAGATTAATGAGGCAATTGCCGATACAAAGACTGGCAGTGCCAAGCGCAACGTGATTGTGTTCGACTAA
- a CDS encoding TetR/AcrR family transcriptional regulator translates to MAGKVAARRAALRENLILIAERTISEKGLSALRARDLASEAGCAVGAIYNVFGDLTDLVLAVNARTFHRLGADVAAALAEAPQDPSEQLVIMAQAYHRFAAENHLSWRALFDVERAPGEAAPDWYLQEMGQLFAYIANPLQVIFPDRDAHELELLTRALFSSIHGIVLLGLDEASAGVPTDEIERMIALVLRQITSS, encoded by the coding sequence ATGGCTGGGAAAGTGGCAGCGCGGCGCGCGGCATTACGTGAAAACCTGATTTTGATCGCCGAGCGGACAATCTCGGAAAAAGGGTTATCAGCTTTACGCGCCCGCGACTTGGCATCAGAAGCCGGATGCGCTGTCGGCGCCATTTACAATGTGTTCGGCGATTTGACTGATCTAGTCTTGGCGGTAAACGCACGGACATTTCACCGACTGGGGGCTGATGTCGCCGCCGCCTTGGCAGAAGCACCGCAGGACCCATCTGAACAATTGGTGATTATGGCGCAAGCCTATCACCGGTTTGCTGCGGAAAATCACCTCAGTTGGCGGGCGCTTTTTGACGTAGAGCGTGCGCCCGGTGAGGCCGCACCGGATTGGTACCTGCAAGAAATGGGTCAACTCTTTGCCTATATCGCGAACCCGCTTCAGGTCATCTTCCCGGACCGTGATGCGCATGAGTTAGAACTTTTGACCCGCGCGCTTTTCTCATCGATCCATGGTATCGTCCTATTGGGTCTGGACGAAGCAAGCGCCGGCGTACCGACCGATGAAATCGAACGGATGATCGCGCTTGTCCTACGACAAATCACGAGCTCCTAA